AGCGGCCTCGACGAGGGCTTTATCCTCAAGCAGTCCCATTATTATCACCTCTCCATGAAACCTCCGATGAAACTACTATAACCTTTTCCATGTCCGACCGCAAAATTTATAAACCCGTCTAGAAAGGTTGGTACCGGTACGGCGGTCATAGCGGCGGGGTCACACCCGGTCTCGTTTCGACCCCGGAAGTTAAGCCCGCCAGCGATCCCGGGTGTACTGCCCTCCGAGAGGGGGCGGGAAACCGGGGACGCCGCCGGCCACTCACATGCCCGGGTGGTGTAGCCAGGCCCATCATACGGGACTGTCACTCCCGTGACTCGGGTTCAAATCCCGACCCGGGCGCCATTCTGACAAACTTTACTTTCGTGAAGTTTGATTAAGGTTGCATGTCGTGTTTATGGAATCCCTGTTTTGAGGGGGTTGCTCTTCCACTTGCTGGTTCTGCAGTGTTTCACTGTGGGAATAACGCCCTTCGGGCGTTAATTGGAAGTTGAAACTTGTTTTAGCTGGTGCAAAGCGTTGACGGGAAGTGCGTGCCTTCTGAAAGATGGTTCTGAAACGTGCACGCCAGTATTATTCACTCAGAGGGAGAATTTTTTGGTCAAACTTTTTCCAGAAGCTTGTTAGTGAAGTTTGTTGTTATGGCGGGCCGGACGGGATTCGAACCCGCGGCCACGGGGTTAAAAGCCCCGCGCTCTAACCAGGCTGAGCTACCGGCCCGTGTCCGAGTGGGAATTTTGGGGATGATTTTATAAGCTTTGCCCTGCGGTTGAGCTGACCTCCCCCGCCCTAAAGGGTAAGTTTTCAGAGAAAAGTCTATGGTCGGCCAAAAAACTTCTTCCCCTGTTAAGGTGTCCGAGCGGTGTGAAGCTCGTCTCCCTGCGAAAACTACTTAAACATTTTTGGCCAACCTAATGCGGTGAGGCCGTTGGAAATAAGTAAGAGAGAAGAGGAGTACCTTGAGACCATGTACCTCCTGCACAAGAACAAGGGCGTTATCCGCGTCAAGGACATAGCTAAAACGATGCGCGTGAAGCCGCCCAGTGTAGTCGATGCCCTCAAAAAGCTCGCCGACAAGGGCCTTGTCGAGTATGAAAAGTACGACAGGATCCTCCTGACAGATGAAGGAAGAAAGGTGGCCGAAGCTACCTACTCCAAGCACCTGCTCCTCACGCAGTTCTTCATCGACATCCTCGGCATTCCGCCGGAGATAGCGGAACAGGACGCCTGCCAGTTTGAGCATTACGTCCACGATATCACCGTTAAACGCATCAAGGAGTTCGCCCAGTTCGTACAGGAAGAGTGTCCCTACGTCCTCAAGCAGTTCATCAAGGAGAAGCTCGCCGAGAACGAAAAAGCTTCAGAATGAATGCCGCTCTTCTTTACCCCTTTAAAAATGGTAAAAAGGCCTCAAAAGGCTCCACCGAGGTAGGCGAAGTAGGCCAGGAACACAATTGCCAGGGCGTACATGAGCGGGTGGAGCTCCCTTCCGCGGCCGCTGAAGAGCTTGAGCAGTGTGTAGCTTATGAAGCCCGCTCCTATTCCGTCGGCTATCGAGTATGTGTAGGGTATCATAACGAGCACGAGGAATGCCGGAATGGCCTCTGTGTGGTCGGTGAAGTCTATCTCCTTGACGGCACTGAGCATGTAGTAGCCGACTATGACGAGCGCAGGCGCTGTTGCGAAGGCCGGTATCGCCCCGGCGAGGGGTGCTATGAAGAGGCCTATTCCGAGGAAGAGCAGGCCGGTGACGAGGGCTGTCATCCCGGTTCTTCCACCCTCCTCTATTCCCGCGGCGCTCTCAATGTAGGTCGTGACGGTTGAGGTTCCCAGGACGGCACCGACGGTGGTTCCTATTGCATCGGTCAGGAGAACCTTCTCAGCATCCGGGACCTTTCCGTCCTTCGTCAGGAAGCCGGCCTTGGCGCTGAGTCCGGTGACCGTTCCGAGGGTGTCGAAGAAGTCCACCATGAAGAAGGCGAAGATGACTCCCAGTGCCCCGACGTTGAGAAGCCCCTTGAGGTCCATCTTGAGGAAGGTGTAGCTTATGTCAGGCGTTGAGAACAGGTGGTCGGGCCAGGGGGCGGCCCCAGTCAGCCAGCCCAGGACGCTGGTGGTTATTATCGAGATCAGCAAAGCTCCCTTGATGCGGAGCGATATGAGTATCGCCGCGAGGAAGAGGCCGAAGAAGAAGAGCACTATCTCCTTGCTTGCGAGAGCGCCCGTGTTCAGCCCGGTGAACTGGAGGACACCTGAGTCGTTGACGACGGCGGTGAGAAGGCCCACATCGTTGAGGCCGATGAAGACGAGGAAGAGCCCGATTCCGGCTCCGACGGCGTACTTCTGGCTGAGCGGGATGGCGTGGATTATCGCGCTCCTGACCTTGGTGACGCTGAGGGCTATGAATATCAGGCCCTCGACGAAGACCGCCGCGAGGGCTATCCTCCAGTCGTAGCCCATCCCGAGGACGACGCTGTAGGCGAAGTAGGCGTTGAGGCCCATTCCCGGAGCGAGGGCGAAGGGCTTCTTGGCGTAGAGGCCCATCAGGATTGTCGCGAAACCGGCTGCCAAGGCAGTAACTGCCACCAGCGAGTTGAAGGCCTCTTTACCCATGGCATCGCTGAGTATACTGGGGTTGACAAAGAGGATGTAAGCCATCGTCATAAAGGTGGTAACGCCGGCCAGGATTTCGGTCTTCATATCTGTTCTGTGCTTATCAAACTCGAAGTAGTCCTCAAACCAGCCCATGAGCTTACCCTCCGTGAATTGACTTGTTTTTGCCTAATAGGTTGGTTTTTTAAATGTTTTTTAACGCAAAAATGTTAAAAGATGAAAGGGTGGGGTCCTGAGAAGAGGTATCGAGGACACCCTCAATCCAGCACCGAGAAGCTCCTCACCTCGATGCCAACGCGCTCCGGCATTTCTTCCACGCTGAAGGGCAGTTCTTCGAGGAAGCGCTCCGCGAGGATTACTTCGCCTTCAATCCCGAGCTTCAGCCTTATCCTCCCGGGCAGGAGCTCGTAGTCGATTACCTCCGCCGTGTCCCCTGACTTTATGTAGACGCTCTCCGGGCGGAAGAAGACCCTGACCTTCCCTTCCCCCGCAACGTCGAAGCAGAGCCCGTTGAGGCAGGCCCTCCCGTTCTCCGCTTCAAGCTCCAGTATGTTGCTTAAACCAAGAAACCTCGCCACGAACTCGGTCTTTGGCCTGTAGTAGAGCTCCAGCGGTTTTCCGACCTGCTCTACCCTGCCGACGTTCATGACCGCTATCCTGTCGCTTACCGCCATGGCCTCCTCCTGGTCGTGGGTGACGTAGATAGTGGT
The sequence above is drawn from the Thermococcus pacificus genome and encodes:
- a CDS encoding metal-dependent transcriptional regulator encodes the protein MEISKREEEYLETMYLLHKNKGVIRVKDIAKTMRVKPPSVVDALKKLADKGLVEYEKYDRILLTDEGRKVAEATYSKHLLLTQFFIDILGIPPEIAEQDACQFEHYVHDITVKRIKEFAQFVQEECPYVLKQFIKEKLAENEKASE
- a CDS encoding NCS2 family permease, with translation MGWFEDYFEFDKHRTDMKTEILAGVTTFMTMAYILFVNPSILSDAMGKEAFNSLVAVTALAAGFATILMGLYAKKPFALAPGMGLNAYFAYSVVLGMGYDWRIALAAVFVEGLIFIALSVTKVRSAIIHAIPLSQKYAVGAGIGLFLVFIGLNDVGLLTAVVNDSGVLQFTGLNTGALASKEIVLFFFGLFLAAILISLRIKGALLISIITTSVLGWLTGAAPWPDHLFSTPDISYTFLKMDLKGLLNVGALGVIFAFFMVDFFDTLGTVTGLSAKAGFLTKDGKVPDAEKVLLTDAIGTTVGAVLGTSTVTTYIESAAGIEEGGRTGMTALVTGLLFLGIGLFIAPLAGAIPAFATAPALVIVGYYMLSAVKEIDFTDHTEAIPAFLVLVMIPYTYSIADGIGAGFISYTLLKLFSGRGRELHPLMYALAIVFLAYFAYLGGAF